The segment GGAGTATTATACATCTGATGAAAATGCCATAGGTATACCCTCCTCAGGGCTTAAGGCTCTCGAATCATTAGATAATATCCTCTCATAGTATGGAACTTCACCAGGATTTAACATATAAAAAGATACTGATTTTCTGGTTCCCCCTTCTTACTGCCTGGTTGATGATGGCTTTTGAGGGTCCATATATTGCTGCAATCATTGGAAGACTTCCTGATGTAAAACATAATCTAGCTGGTTATGGAATAGCTTACTCAGTGGGGTTACTCGTGGAATCCCCAATAATTATGCTGATGAGTGCTTCAACAGCTATGGTAAACTCACGAAAAAGCTATATTAAATTGAGAAATTTCACTTTTTTCTTAATATTTTTTCTTACCCTGATTATAGTATCTCTTTTGATAAAACCGGTATATAACTTTATTTTTCAAGATATTCTTAAATTAAACGAAGAGATCAAAGATATCGTTTATTATGCAATTGCAGGGCTTATACCCTGGTCTGGGGCCATAGGTTATAGAAGGTTTTATCAGGGAATCATCATCAAATATGGTAAAACCCGACTGGTGGCCTTTGGAACATTCACAAGGCTTATTACAATCATATCCATAGCGCTTATATTTAAAATATATACCAATATCAACAGTGCCCTACTTGGTACCCTTACCCTGAGCAGTGCAGTCATCGTTGAAGCTATTGTTACAAGAATTTTTGCCATAAAACCTGTCTCAAAAATCCTGTCAATAAATAAAGACGAACATTTAACTTACCTGGATATTTTAAGATTTTATCTTCCTATGGCTATGACTCCACTCATAGCTTTGGTGGTACCGCCACTTACTACATTTTCTCTACTAAAAGGGAAACATCCTGTGGAATCTGCAGCTATCATGCCAGTATTAAACTCACTTACTTTTATTTTTAGGGCTGTAGGACTATCATTTCAGGAGGTGGCCATAGCTCTTATGGATGGAGATTTTAAAAATTATAAAAAAATAAGAAACTTTATGAGAGGACTGTTCACTTTTAATCTGTTGGGTTATAGTACGATAAGTTTTACCCCTCTTGCAGACTACTATTTTATCAAGGTATCAGGGATGACTGATGAATTAGCAAAAATGGCTAAAATCCCCGCCAGAATACTTACATTCATTCCACCTTTTACCGCTCTACTTGCCTTCCAAAGATCACTTATAGTAAAAAAAGGGATTACAATACACATGACTACTGCCACCATTATAGAAGTAACTGTAACATTTTTATTATTATTTACAATACCTTTTTTAGATATCCCATCCATAATAATAGCATCATCAGCACTACTAATTGGAAGAATTCTGAGTAATCTATACCTTCATTTTGTAATAATAAAAAATGTGAAAATAGAAAAATAATTCTAACTCACTCCCAACCCCATCATCCAAAATCCACAATTCAACATTCAACATTGAGCTTTTAACACATTTTCCCTCTTACCTTTTTAAAAAAATCCCTCATCATCCCTTTTATCTCCTCCTCAAAAAACCCAAATTCATACTCAACCCTATGATTTAAAGTTTTAATATCAAAGATTCTATCATTGGATACCACCCCTCCAAACTTCGGCTCAAGAGTACCAAATACAACCCTTTTTATTCTATAGTGGAGTATAGCACCGGCACACATTATACATGGCTCCAGCGTGGAATATAGGACGCAATTATTTAAGCGCCAATCTCCAATCTTTCTGGCAGCTTTTTTCATAGCTATAATCTCAGCATGATCCAGGGGATTTTTAGTAGTTTTTTTCCTGTTGTAGCCGGAGGCTATAATTTTACCATCCATAACGACAATAGCCCCTATTGGGACATCATCATATTTCAATGCCCTTTTGGCCACCTGGATAGTTTTTTTCATGAATAGGAGATCTATATCATCCATATCAAAAAGTATCTATTAAAATTTTTGCATACCCCGCAAAAAGTAAAGCTGCGGTTTCTGCCTTCAAGACCCCCTTAATAGGTGATACTGGCACAAAACCTTTATCTGAAAGTAATTCTATCTCGTCTTCTTCAAAACCACCCTCAGGACCAATAACAAGACTTACCGATTTGGATCCAATCTCCATCCTGTTTTTACTTTCCTTCCTCTCATATAACAGAAAATTATTATCTGTATTAGGGGTTATTTCAGAGATGTTTAAAACTGCATCCAGAGATGGCAAAAAATCATGCTCAGCTTGTAGAGCACCTTTAATGAGAAGTTTTTTGATCCTCTCAACAGTATTGTTGTTTACCGTTTGAATACTTCTCTTAGTGATAACAGGAATCACATTTGTGACACCAATCTCCCCCAATTTTTCCATAACTGTATCAAAGTATTCCCTCTGCAAAATCCCCAAGTAAACGTTTAATTTGTAATCAAGAATTTCATGTGACTTTTTATTGTTTAATGTAAAAATGCCAGATCTCTTCATCCCAAAATAGAATTGATACTCCCCAACTTCACTGTCATTTATAAAAATAAATTTATCGCCTATCTTGGTTCGCAAAACATTTTTTATGTGGTGATACATATCCTCATCAATCTCAATCTCATCTGTTAGATCTTTGTCTATGTAGAATCTTTTCAATTTTTCAATCATCTCTTCTCCTGTACCTTACACCTACCCAGTTATCCTTTTCGATGTATCTATCCACTAAAAACATTTCATTGTCAAATGTTTTTAAAAAATAATCCATTTCATCTTTCAAAATACCAGAAAAAACAAGATAATGTGGATGTATTCCTAAGAAAAAATCTTTAAATTGAATAAGCACACTACTGATAATATTTGCCACCACCACATCAAATCTTACCGATGATTTAAGAGATTCTGGACCACCCGCCCATATCATAATATCTTCCGCATTGTTTAAACTTAAGTTCTCTTTTGTATTTTTTATTGCAGTACTATCATTATCAAAACCATACACCGAAGAAGCCCCGGATAATTTTGCTGCAATTGATAAAATACCGCTCCCGCATCCCACGTCGAGCACCTTTTTACCACAACAAACCTCTTCAAGAAGCGTAGCCGCAAGCTGCGTCGTGGGGTGATTCCCGGTACCAAATGCCAGTGCAGGGTTTATGAGTATCGTCTTCCCCTTTACAAAGTCTTTTGAATCAAATACATATTTTATACGTCCAGTGAGATTACCAGGTTTTAAAAACTCTTTCCATTTATCTTCCCAGCCAGTTTCTTCCACCACCTTAATCATCGGAGAATCGATAAAATCTATGATCATATCTTTATCTTCTTCTTCACAATAAATGGAGTACATAATCTTTTTGTCAAAATCATCCTCTATCAGCATTATCCCTTTTTCTTCGAGCAGTTCCAAAAGACCATCCGAAAATCTCTCAAATCTTATCTCTATCATACTAAAAAAGCCCCCCAAAATTGTTCCTTCTAAGTATATCATAAAGCACAATCGCCACAGAATTGGATAAATTCTGACTTCTGATCTTATCGTTCATCGGAATACGATACAATCTATCCATAAAACGATCCCTTATCATCTCCGGCAATCCCGAAGACTCATTTCCAAATATAGTGATAATATTATCCGACAAAGGGATCTCTGTATAATACTTTTCACCAAATTTACTTAAAAAAGCATATTCATAAATATTATCCGGAAATTGGCTAAAAAATTGTTCAAGAGTATCTACTTTATGTAAAGTTACATACTCCCAATAATCAAGACCAGCTCTTTTTAAATATTTATCGGAAAGTGAAAAACCAAGCTTACCAATCAAAATCAATTCAACATCTGTTCCGGCACATAGTCGTGCAATATTGCCGGTATTTTGAGGTATTTCAGGTTCGAAAAGAGCAACCTTAAGAGTCATCAAACCTCTACCTTATCACAAGCTCCCCAGATCGACTCAAGTTTATAATACTCCCTTTCCTGTTTACCCATTATATGTATCAAAATACTTCCAAAATCGATACACACCCACCTTGATATCCCATACCCTTCATCTTTCAATTTGGTAAGATTCTGCTCTTTGCAGACCTCTTCAGCATAATCCGCAAGTGATTTTATATGGGTGTCTGAGTTTCCTGTACAGATTATCAGATAATCGGCAATGGAGGACACCTCCTTAATTTTGTAAATGACGACATTTTCCGCCATCTTTTCCAAGAGTTTCTCTTTTATCTTTCTCAAAACCTCTTCTATCATTAAACCTCCCGATAAAGATTATTATTTTTTATATATTCATATACCTTTTGGGGCAAAAAATCTATATATTCATCATTGGATAATAATTCTCTAATATCTGTACTCGATATCGGAACCTCTTTTATACGGGTAAGGATGATCTTTCTTTCCATACCGAATACAAAATCTTCAAAACGAATCACAAGTGGCAAGAGCTTCACTGGAATAGTATGCAACATCTTATCCATTGAATAATTTGGTCTATTGACCACCACAAAATTTGCAAGATCGAAGAGTTCTTCCCATTTATTCCATGTTTTTATTGTGGCAAAGATATCAGTGCCCACTATAAAAAAAAGCTCGCTATTATGATAAATTTTATTAAATTCCACCAGAGTGTTATAGGTATATGACTTCTTTGAAGAGCAGATTTCAATATCAGAGATATCAAAAACAGTCCGATCCAGATCTTCAATTGCAAGCTTTAACATCTGTATACGTTCTTCTGGTGAAGTATTTGGCAATTTTTTATGAGGAGGTATTTTAGAGGGGATGAAGTAGAATTTATCAAAATTGAATAGAGATTGAACCTCTATTGCAAGATTTATATGCCCCTTATGAACAGGATTAAATGTACCTCCAAAGAGAGCTATTTTTTTCAACTTACCTTATCTGCCCTGTACCAAAAATTTGATATTTTGTTGTGGTTAGATCTCTTGCCCCCATTGGACCCCTGCAATGTAGTTTCTGGGTACTGATACCGATCTCAGCCCCGAGTCCAAATTCCCCCCCATCTGTAAATCTGGTGGAAGCATTTACATATACCGCAGCGGAATCAACAGAATCCAAAAAGATAAGGGCGTTACTGTAATTTTCAGTTACAATAGCATCAGAATGTCCTGATCCATATTTATTGATATGATCAATAGCTTCAGAAATAGAATCCACAATCTTTATAGAAACCTTCAAATCTAGATACTCAGTACTCCAATCCGACTCATCCGCAGGTTTGACATACTTATACAATTGCGCTCTTTCACAGCCAACCATCTCTACGTTATTACTGTGGTATATCTCCACCATATCGGTAAGGAACTCCTCCGCCACAGCATGATGCACCAGAAGGGTCTCCATCGCATTACATACACCGGGCCTACTTACTTTTGAATTGAGGGCTATACTTATGGCCATCTCCTTATCTGCAAATTGATCGATGTACACATGACATACACCTTTGTCATGCTTTACTATAGGTATAAGGGAATGCTCCACCACATAAGAGATAAGATTTTCCCCTCCCCTTGGTATAATAAGATCTATAAATCCTCTGGCTCTCAGCATCTTATCCATTATTGACCTATCCGGGTCTATTATTACGGATACAATATTTTCATCAAGGCCTATATCAACAAGGGATTTTTTTATAATATCACCAAGAGCGATATTTGAAAAGCTTGCCTCTTTACCACCCCTTAATATAGCCGCATTACCGGATTTAATACACAGAGCTGCAGCATCGATGGTGACATTAGGTCTCGATTCATAAATTATACCAATCACCCCTATGGGAACTCTTACTTTATTTATTTTAAGTCCATTAGGTCTAATGGACCCAGACTCCACAATCCCCACAGGATCATCCTGATTTATTATATCATTGACACCATTTATCATGGCATCTATACGCTTATCATTAAGGATTAGCCTATCTATTAGTGAACTTTTCAGATTTAGCTTTCTGGCATTTTCCACATCCTTCTCGTTTGCCAGGAGTATGTCCTTTCTAAACCTATCTAAGTTTGTAGCTATACTTTTTAATAGATCATTTTTTCGGGAAGAAGTTAGTCTTGCTATCTGTTTTGATGAACTCTTAACATTTGCAAACAATTCCACCTATACCCCCTTTCTCTTTGATAATACAAGATCATCCTTATGTATGACCTCATCACCTATTTTAAAGCCAAGGATCTGATCTATCTTATCGCTCTTAACCCCTTTAATCTTTTTAACATCAGACGATGAGTATCTTGTTTTCCCTCTGGCTATTTCAATGCCGTATATATCCACAACTTTTACCACATCCCCCACCCCAAACTTTCCTGAAACATCTAAAATTCCAGAAGGCAATAGTGAACCATTCATCTCAGAAATAGCTCTAACAGCACCATTATCAATTATTATTTCACCTTTTGGGGTGGCCGCATAAGCAATCCAAAATTTTCTTTTATCCTTTACATCCTCCACATGGGAAAAAAACGTCCCGATTTCATCTCCGATTAAAAATCTTTTTACATTATAAGGGTCTTTACCATTTATTATCCCCACATAACACCCGGAGTCAAGAGCTTTTCTTGCTGCCACCAGCTTGGTTTTCATACCACCCGTTCCTACACCAGAAACTGACTCACCAGCTACATTTAAAATATCTTCGTTTAGAAATTTTACTTCTTTTATCAGCGTTGCATCGGGATATTTCAACGGATTCTTATCAAAGAGCCCATCCACATCTGAAAGGATAAGCAGCATATCCGCCCCCAGGAGACCACCCACCAATGCTGATAGGTTATCGTTATCGCCAAAGGTTTCCACATATTTCAGCTCATGTACAGCAACAGTATCATTTTCGTTTATTATTGGAATTACCCCCATATCAAGAAGTCTTTTAATCGTAGTTCTAGCATTCAGATACCTTTTTCTGTTGGAAAAATCATCTTTAACAAGTAAAACCTGACCAACAATTAGATTGTATTTTTTAAAAGCATCCTCGTAATATTGAATAAGCTTAGCCTGCCCCACCGCAGCACACGCCTGTTTGTCAGCAATATCCTTTGGTTTAGATTTAAACCCAAGAAGCTTAAATCCCGCCGCCACAGCACCAGAGGAAACAATCACTATATTTTTGATATCTGCTCTTATTTCAGATATAACAGAAGCAAGTTTAGATAAAAAATCCTTATCAATCTTATCTTTACCCGCAATAATACTGCTACCTATCTTTATAACAACTGTATTTATTTTCGGTAATTTCCTCATGTTTTAGATAATATATAATTTTTTTCAGAAATCAATAAAATAATACGTTATTTCTTATTATCTTTAATAATTTCTAACAATTTAAAATATAATAAAAAATCACTTACTGTCCTTCTCTTCTTGGTACAGAGATAATAATTTTCTTTTGGGTTTATTTTTGAAAAATAGTTTCCAGGCAAATCCCAGTATACTATCTCCAAAACTTACAGCTTTTCTTGGGATGGCAAGTGGGTCGATATCCTGCGTTATAGAAGATCTCTCACAGGTGACACCTGTGAGATAACCAGCCTCCTGTGTGATCTTCATAATCTCGATATTATGATCCCCGTATGGGTAGCAAAAATGTTTCACCTCTTCACCAAGAAGATCCTCTAAAACTTTTTTGCTTTTTTCTATATCGTTTTTAGCCACATAATACTCCTGCTGGGTCAATCTCAGATGATCATATCCATGGGAACCAAAGAGTATCCCATATTTTTTTAGTTCTCTAATCTGCTGAACACTCATTAATTGAGCTGGAAAATGCCCATCTTTTTCAAGCCAATCTGCCTTATCACCTATTTTACCTGCCACAAGGTATACAATCGCACTAAATCCATACTCCTGTAAAGCTGGAAAAGCATACTCATAGAAATTTTCATACCCATCATCGAAAGTCAAAACAACAGATTTTTCAGGTATTTCTTTCTTACCAGAAAGATAAAGATATATATCATCAAGGGTAACCGATTTGTATCCATACATTTTCATCAAACCTAACTGAGATCTGAATCTACCCACATCGCAATACGTAGCTTTATGTGTGGTAATATTTTTAAATTTACCCACCTGATGATACATCAAAACGTTAATTTGAGACATGATAACTCCTTAATTCTTTAACTCATGGTAAAGTTTTAAAATACTTTTATACATGATATCAGCACTAAATCTGTCATTAAAACTTTTCTTTGCATTCATCCCCATCTGTTCTCTTAAGTGATGATCATCATAAAGTTGTTTCATATATCGTGCCATCTCTTTAGCATTGTCACTTTGGAAAACAAAGCCATTTACTCCATGCTCAACTGCCTCCGGAATACCACCAGTGTTCGCTCCAACCACAGGTAATCCAGCCCCTAGAGCCTCCAATATTGCAAGTGGCATCGCTTCCCTTCTGGATGGAGCTAGAAAAATATCTATCATTGCTAGATAAGGATACACATTATCCTGCTGTCCAACAATAAAAACATTTTCAGAAAGCCCCATTTTACTAATCTTATCTTTTACCACCTGCCCAAACTCAGTGTTAAAATCCCCCACAAATATCAATTTGCCCCTTCTACCAATTTCATCAAAAGCCTCCAGAGCTATATCATGCCCCTTCTCATGTATTATACGAGAAATCATACCAAACAATACCTCATCCTTATCTATACACAACTCTTTTCTCAATCTTAATCTATCTTCAACAGTCACAAGAGGCTCAATTACCCCATTATAGATGACTCTTAACTTATTTTTATCATAACCTTTCTGCAATAAAAAATTTTTTACAGCATTTGATACGCATATTATTTTATCAACATACTGAAAATGTTTCCATGTATTGGTGGAATGGGCGGTGGCTACGGAAGGAATTTTTAAGTATCTAGAAGCAAGCCCGGCATAAAAAGCACCTCTTGTGAGGTGTCCATGTATTATTTCAGGCTTAAATCTCTTTAAGACTTTAATAATCCTAACGAATGAAAATATATCATAAAACCCATGCATCGGTATATGGTGCTGCTCTACTCCAACGATGTTTAATTGCTCTGACAACCAGGAGTCTTTTGGGCCCAAAAAAACAACTTCATGGTTTTCTTTTTTAAGCAACTGGGCTAATGTTAAAAGGTGTTTCTCAGCACCACCAAGCTTATGGCTGTGTAAAACGAAAGCAACTTTCAAATGGTAATCTCCTATTTTTGAAAACTTATAGAAGATTTTATAAATTTAAGCAATAAAAAAAGCCCCCTCTCGGGGGCTTTTTATTAGTATCCTCTTTCGAGGAGCATTCTTCTGATACCAACAATAGCCTTTGTGGGGTTGAGCTGTTTTGGACATGCCTCAACACAGTTATATATAGTATGGCATCTCCATACCCCATGTTTGTCATTAAGAATTGGAAGTCTATCCTCAGCACCTTCATCTCTTGAGTCAATAAGATATCTGTATGCCCTCAAAAATGCATTTGGCCCCAAATATTTCTCATCAGCCCAATAAGATGGACATGAAGAAGAACAGCACCCGCACAGGATACATTCATAAAGACCATCCAGAAGCTTTCTGTCTTCAGGTGACTGATAAAACTCTTTATCTGGAGCTGGGCTTTTCCTGATAAGATATGGTTTTACCGTGATGAACTTCTGGAAGAAATCATCCACATCTGTCACGAGGTCCCTTATAACCTTCATACCAGGTAGAGGCTGGATTACGATATGGTCAGTCCCAAGATCCTCTATTTTTGTCATACAGGAGAGCATATTAACACCATTTACGTTTAAGCCATCAGATCCACAAACACCCTCACGGCAGGATCTTCTAAAACTCAGAGTTGGGTCAAGCTCCCATTTAACCTGGTTGAGTCCTTCTAATAAGAGCATACCAGATCTTCTGATTTCCACTTTGTATGTTTGATAATAGGGTTCTTTATCTTTTTCAGGGTCGTATCTAAAAATTTCAAATGTTACAAATTTATTTGTACTCATCATAATCCTCCCTATTAATATACTCTTGGTTTTGGTGGGAATGTTTCAACGGTAAGAGGTTTCATACGTACCGGTCTATAATCTATCTTAATATTCCCATCACCATCAAGAGTAACTTCTGTATGCTTGTGGAAATTCGCATCGTCCCTTTCTGGATAATCTTCTCTTGCATGACCACCCCTGGATTCTTTCCTCATTAGTGCTGCTTCCGTGAGAGCCTGTGCAACGAGAACCATGTTATTCAGCTCGAGAGCTTCAATAAGTTCAAGGTTGTATATAGAAGATTTATCATTTACCCTGTAGTCATCAAGTTGTTTCTTCAGATCTGCAAGAATCCCTTTTGCGGTAGTCATAGTTTCTTCTGTTCTAAACACACCGACATATTTCTCCATACACTCGGTAAGTGTCTTATACATAGGTCCAAATGTATTTTTACCATTAGAATTCAAGAATTTCTGCAGAAGAGCTATACCTTCCTGACCTGCATTTTCAGCAAGAGGAACAAAATTATTTTCTTTAGCATACTTAGCAGACTGCTCACCTGCCGTCCTACCGAATACAACAAGGTCAAGAAGTGAGTTTGTACCAAGTCTGTTGGCCCCATGAACTGATGCGGATGCAATTTCACCTGCAGCAAAGAAGCCAGGTACAGGCTCTTCTGGATTTGGACCAACTGCTCTAATAACATTAGTAAGGTAATTTGTGGGGATCCCGCCATTCTGATAATGAGCTGTGGGCATAACAGGGATAGGTTCTTTGGTACAGTCCACACCCGCAAATACCAGAGCAAGTTCATGAATACCTGGGAGTTTTTCATGAATAGCTTCAGCACCGATATGATCTATCTTCAAAAGAACATGATCTTTGTTTGGTCCCACACCTCTACCTGCAAGAACCTCTTTCACCATTGATCTCGATACGATATCTCTTGGGGCAAGGTCTTTAATTGTTGGAGCGTATCTCTCCATAAACCTTTCACCCTGAGCATTAAGAAGTATACCACCTTCACCCCTAACACCTTCTGTGATAAGGTTTCCAGCAAGGTAGATACCTGTTGGGTGGAACTGTATAAATTCTGCATCACTCCACGAAAATCCTTTTCTAAGAGCCAATGCCAGACCATCACCAGTATTGATATGGGCATTTGAGTTTGTCTTGAATATTCTACAGCAACCACCAGTGGCAAATACTACGGCTTTGGCGTGGAAAATATGGAAACCACCATTCTTAATATCCCAGCATAGAACTCCGTTTACTGCCCCTTCGTTTGTGAGAAGCTCAAGGGCATAAAACTCACTAAAAAATTGTGTCTTCTGGGCAACAGCTTTTTCAAAAAGAGTCTGCAGCATTACGTGACCTGTCCTATCTGCTGCATAGCATGCCCTTTTTACAGGTCTTTTACCAAACTCCGCAGTGTGACCACCAAAAGGCCTCTGGGCTATTTTACCTTCAGCAGTTCTACTGAAAGGCACCCCAATGTGTTCAAGCTCTATTATGTATTGTGGAGCAAGCTTGGTCATATATTCGCAAGCATCCTGATCTGCAAGATAGTCACTACCTTTAACAGTATCATACATGTGCCAGATCCAATGATCCTCTTCAAGGTTACCCAAAGCTGCAGAGATACCTCCCTGAGCTGAAATTGTGTGGCTTCTTGTAGGATACACCTCAGAGATTACAGCGGTGCTAACATACTGAGATGCCACCTGAGCAGCATTAAGCCCTGCACCACCTGCACCCAAAACAACCACATCATATTTATGATATTCTACTTTTACTGACATATTCTATACCTCTCCTTAATTTTTATAGACCAGAAACTACTTTGAGAGCCAAAACAGCTGCTGTAACACCAATAATCCAGTAGATAGCAAGGATTATAGCCCTCCAAATAGTTGATTTAACATAATCATCTGTTATCATCTTAAAACCATTCAACGTATGAAAAATACCGAAAGCAAATAATGGACCCAAAACGATACTTTTAAGTCCCCACTCACCAGATTTTATCATAGAAAAGAAGTGAACTGCAATTACTACAATAAGAATTACTCCAGAAACCCTTTGCAACAGCCATTCAAACAAACCTGAATCGCTATGACCATTATATTTATAACCTTTAATCATATATTACCTCCCTTATGAAAACAGCGGTATAGCGCCTATGATTGTTACCACAATGGTAAGAAGTACCACAACCATAAACTGTTTTGAGAAAACTTCCCTTTCAGAACCGTTAGAAAAATCGATCAAAACTATCCTGAATCCATTAAAAGCATGATATGCAAACGCCACAAGAATTATTACTCTGGCAATTGCATTACCTGTCAAAGCACCAAACCAACCAGCATACCCTGCCTTACTAAAAATATGTAGAAGCAGGTACAAACCTAAAATTACACCGCTAATACGATGCAGAAGCCACGCAGTCATCCCCGTGTGCTTCTTGTAGGAAACCTTTTTGGGATAGGTCACCAAATCTTTTCTTGGCATTTTACACCCCTTATATTTTATTTTACAAACACCGTTGAATTTTAACTCGCTATTTTCTACCAAAAAAAATCGAGAATGTCAAT is part of the Calditerrivibrio nitroreducens DSM 19672 genome and harbors:
- a CDS encoding nucleoside deaminase, with the translated sequence MKKTIQVAKRALKYDDVPIGAIVVMDGKIIASGYNRKKTTKNPLDHAEIIAMKKAARKIGDWRLNNCVLYSTLEPCIMCAGAILHYRIKRVVFGTLEPKFGGVVSNDRIFDIKTLNHRVEYEFGFFEEEIKGMMRDFFKKVRGKMC
- a CDS encoding RsmE family RNA methyltransferase, giving the protein MIEKLKRFYIDKDLTDEIEIDEDMYHHIKNVLRTKIGDKFIFINDSEVGEYQFYFGMKRSGIFTLNNKKSHEILDYKLNVYLGILQREYFDTVMEKLGEIGVTNVIPVITKRSIQTVNNNTVERIKKLLIKGALQAEHDFLPSLDAVLNISEITPNTDNNFLLYERKESKNRMEIGSKSVSLVIGPEGGFEEDEIELLSDKGFVPVSPIKGVLKAETAALLFAGYAKILIDTF
- a CDS encoding 50S ribosomal protein L11 methyltransferase; translation: MIEIRFERFSDGLLELLEEKGIMLIEDDFDKKIMYSIYCEEEDKDMIIDFIDSPMIKVVEETGWEDKWKEFLKPGNLTGRIKYVFDSKDFVKGKTILINPALAFGTGNHPTTQLAATLLEEVCCGKKVLDVGCGSGILSIAAKLSGASSVYGFDNDSTAIKNTKENLSLNNAEDIMIWAGGPESLKSSVRFDVVVANIISSVLIQFKDFFLGIHPHYLVFSGILKDEMDYFLKTFDNEMFLVDRYIEKDNWVGVRYRRRDD
- a CDS encoding tRNA (cytidine(34)-2'-O)-methyltransferase — protein: MTLKVALFEPEIPQNTGNIARLCAGTDVELILIGKLGFSLSDKYLKRAGLDYWEYVTLHKVDTLEQFFSQFPDNIYEYAFLSKFGEKYYTEIPLSDNIITIFGNESSGLPEMIRDRFMDRLYRIPMNDKIRSQNLSNSVAIVLYDILRRNNFGGLF
- the rsfS gene encoding ribosome silencing factor; the encoded protein is MIEEVLRKIKEKLLEKMAENVVIYKIKEVSSIADYLIICTGNSDTHIKSLADYAEEVCKEQNLTKLKDEGYGISRWVCIDFGSILIHIMGKQEREYYKLESIWGACDKVEV
- the nadD gene encoding nicotinate-nucleotide adenylyltransferase is translated as MKKIALFGGTFNPVHKGHINLAIEVQSLFNFDKFYFIPSKIPPHKKLPNTSPEERIQMLKLAIEDLDRTVFDISDIEICSSKKSYTYNTLVEFNKIYHNSELFFIVGTDIFATIKTWNKWEELFDLANFVVVNRPNYSMDKMLHTIPVKLLPLVIRFEDFVFGMERKIILTRIKEVPISSTDIRELLSNDEYIDFLPQKVYEYIKNNNLYREV
- a CDS encoding glutamate-5-semialdehyde dehydrogenase, which translates into the protein MELFANVKSSSKQIARLTSSRKNDLLKSIATNLDRFRKDILLANEKDVENARKLNLKSSLIDRLILNDKRIDAMINGVNDIINQDDPVGIVESGSIRPNGLKINKVRVPIGVIGIIYESRPNVTIDAAALCIKSGNAAILRGGKEASFSNIALGDIIKKSLVDIGLDENIVSVIIDPDRSIMDKMLRARGFIDLIIPRGGENLISYVVEHSLIPIVKHDKGVCHVYIDQFADKEMAISIALNSKVSRPGVCNAMETLLVHHAVAEEFLTDMVEIYHSNNVEMVGCERAQLYKYVKPADESDWSTEYLDLKVSIKIVDSISEAIDHINKYGSGHSDAIVTENYSNALIFLDSVDSAAVYVNASTRFTDGGEFGLGAEIGISTQKLHCRGPMGARDLTTTKYQIFGTGQIR
- the proB gene encoding glutamate 5-kinase, which gives rise to MRKLPKINTVVIKIGSSIIAGKDKIDKDFLSKLASVISEIRADIKNIVIVSSGAVAAGFKLLGFKSKPKDIADKQACAAVGQAKLIQYYEDAFKKYNLIVGQVLLVKDDFSNRKRYLNARTTIKRLLDMGVIPIINENDTVAVHELKYVETFGDNDNLSALVGGLLGADMLLILSDVDGLFDKNPLKYPDATLIKEVKFLNEDILNVAGESVSGVGTGGMKTKLVAARKALDSGCYVGIINGKDPYNVKRFLIGDEIGTFFSHVEDVKDKRKFWIAYAATPKGEIIIDNGAVRAISEMNGSLLPSGILDVSGKFGVGDVVKVVDIYGIEIARGKTRYSSSDVKKIKGVKSDKIDQILGFKIGDEVIHKDDLVLSKRKGV
- a CDS encoding polysaccharide deacetylase family protein, which codes for MSQINVLMYHQVGKFKNITTHKATYCDVGRFRSQLGLMKMYGYKSVTLDDIYLYLSGKKEIPEKSVVLTFDDGYENFYEYAFPALQEYGFSAIVYLVAGKIGDKADWLEKDGHFPAQLMSVQQIRELKKYGILFGSHGYDHLRLTQQEYYVAKNDIEKSKKVLEDLLGEEVKHFCYPYGDHNIEIMKITQEAGYLTGVTCERSSITQDIDPLAIPRKAVSFGDSILGFAWKLFFKNKPKRKLLSLYQEEKDSK
- a CDS encoding glycosyltransferase family 4 protein, with the translated sequence MKVAFVLHSHKLGGAEKHLLTLAQLLKKENHEVVFLGPKDSWLSEQLNIVGVEQHHIPMHGFYDIFSFVRIIKVLKRFKPEIIHGHLTRGAFYAGLASRYLKIPSVATAHSTNTWKHFQYVDKIICVSNAVKNFLLQKGYDKNKLRVIYNGVIEPLVTVEDRLRLRKELCIDKDEVLFGMISRIIHEKGHDIALEAFDEIGRRGKLIFVGDFNTEFGQVVKDKISKMGLSENVFIVGQQDNVYPYLAMIDIFLAPSRREAMPLAILEALGAGLPVVGANTGGIPEAVEHGVNGFVFQSDNAKEMARYMKQLYDDHHLREQMGMNAKKSFNDRFSADIMYKSILKLYHELKN
- a CDS encoding succinate dehydrogenase iron-sulfur subunit, which produces MSTNKFVTFEIFRYDPEKDKEPYYQTYKVEIRRSGMLLLEGLNQVKWELDPTLSFRRSCREGVCGSDGLNVNGVNMLSCMTKIEDLGTDHIVIQPLPGMKVIRDLVTDVDDFFQKFITVKPYLIRKSPAPDKEFYQSPEDRKLLDGLYECILCGCCSSSCPSYWADEKYLGPNAFLRAYRYLIDSRDEGAEDRLPILNDKHGVWRCHTIYNCVEACPKQLNPTKAIVGIRRMLLERGY